Proteins from a single region of Campylobacter sp. RM16704:
- a CDS encoding flagellar FLiS export co-chaperone encodes MRDELEILQKHLGQVGSSIDGANLKHQTQKFSEDITDANDFVGALQILDSSLKKISKLLEDKNYEDVQDKVLIASESLKIVDNCSFLGNALFDNNYNVNVGNKAFAFEIYNPLKILETSDYEGVKAYIDDKREEIATMLSELAVAIATYSPSQSFGGSSFGSVNDFDFTKLFK; translated from the coding sequence ATGAGAGATGAATTAGAAATTTTACAGAAGCATTTAGGACAAGTAGGTTCTAGTATAGATGGTGCAAATTTAAAACACCAAACACAAAAATTTAGTGAAGATATCACAGATGCTAATGATTTTGTAGGTGCATTGCAGATTTTGGATTCTTCGTTGAAAAAAATTTCAAAGCTCTTAGAAGATAAAAATTACGAAGATGTACAAGATAAAGTATTAATTGCTAGTGAGAGTTTAAAAATAGTAGATAATTGTTCATTTTTAGGCAATGCTTTATTTGATAATAATTATAATGTGAATGTTGGTAATAAAGCTTTTGCTTTTGAAATTTACAACCCTTTAAAAATTTTAGAAACTAGTGATTATGAGGGTGTGAAAGCTTATATAGATGACAAAAGAGAAGAAATTGCAACTATGCTTTCAGAACTTGCAGTGGCTATTGCTACTTATAGTCCTAGTCAAAGTTTTGGTGGATCAAGCTTTGGTTCTGTGAATGATTTTGATTTTACTAAACTTTTTAAATAA
- a CDS encoding superoxide dismutase (Cu/Zn) produces the protein MRKIILSSLLVASFSLGANLEIFDPKAQDEYLIINMEILDKNANKNAGEVVAIQTPYGVAFYPNLQGLESGIHGFHIHENADCGATDKGLGMKAGGHWDPEKTDAHSSPWDDKGHKGDLPPLYVEKDGKANNPVLAPKIKTLDELKNHALMIHFGGDNHSDHPTVLGGGGARMACGVIK, from the coding sequence ATGAGGAAAATTATATTAAGCTCGTTACTAGTAGCAAGTTTTTCACTTGGAGCAAACTTAGAAATTTTTGATCCAAAGGCACAAGATGAGTATTTAATTATAAATATGGAGATTCTTGATAAAAATGCCAACAAAAATGCAGGAGAAGTAGTAGCAATACAAACTCCTTATGGAGTAGCATTTTATCCAAATCTCCAAGGCTTAGAAAGCGGAATTCATGGTTTTCATATCCATGAAAATGCAGATTGTGGTGCAACTGACAAAGGTTTAGGTATGAAAGCAGGAGGACACTGGGATCCTGAAAAAACTGATGCACATTCAAGTCCATGGGATGACAAAGGTCACAAAGGTGATTTACCACCACTTTATGTAGAAAAAGATGGAAAAGCGAACAATCCTGTATTAGCACCAAAAATCAAAACCCTTGATGAATTAAAAAACCATGCTTTAATGATACATTTTGGAGGAGATAACCACAGCGATCATCCGACAGTACTTGGAGGTGGTGGTGCTAGAATGGCTTGCGGGGTTATTAAGTAA
- a CDS encoding MlaD family protein encodes MENKANYILIGVFVSVLFFISLFFMVWYGNLKDEKTFKYYEIYMEESVAGLNVKAPVKFLGVDVGSVEHIGIDNSSNKLRVKILIKLDSSLVVKTDTYASLQTQGITGFKFIQLAGGSEEASILKADKNTYPIIKFKESFFANIDKQTNNFFNFIASSKERLELLLNDKNLKNIELTLENSSQLFSYLNSQVPFLLENLKNTSSKISKSSNDLSSFLIHANSELTELSKSRMLLNDNLDILRILFLDFSQLLEQIKQNPSNLIYKDKKIQYAPGE; translated from the coding sequence ATGGAAAATAAAGCAAATTATATATTAATTGGAGTTTTTGTTAGTGTATTATTTTTTATCAGTTTATTTTTTATGGTTTGGTATGGAAATTTAAAAGATGAGAAGACTTTTAAATATTATGAAATTTATATGGAAGAATCAGTTGCAGGACTTAATGTAAAAGCTCCTGTTAAGTTTTTAGGGGTTGATGTAGGTAGTGTTGAGCATATTGGAATTGATAATTCAAGCAATAAACTAAGAGTAAAAATTTTAATTAAACTTGATTCTAGTTTAGTAGTAAAAACTGATACTTATGCAAGTTTACAAACTCAAGGCATAACTGGATTTAAATTTATTCAACTTGCTGGTGGAAGTGAAGAAGCTAGCATTTTAAAAGCCGATAAAAATACATATCCTATTATTAAATTTAAAGAAAGTTTTTTTGCTAATATAGATAAACAAACTAACAATTTTTTCAATTTTATCGCTAGTTCTAAAGAAAGACTTGAATTGCTTTTAAATGATAAAAATTTAAAAAATATCGAACTTACTTTAGAAAATTCTTCTCAATTGTTTTCATATTTAAATAGTCAAGTACCTTTTTTACTAGAAAATTTAAAAAACACATCTTCAAAAATTTCTAAAAGTTCAAATGATTTATCATCGTTTTTAATCCATGCAAATTCAGAATTGACAGAATTAAGCAAAAGTAGAATGCTTTTGAATGATAATCTAGATATATTAAGAATTTTATTTTTGGATTTTTCTCAGTTACTTGAACAAATAAAACAAAATCCATCAAATTTGATTTATAAAGACAAAAAAATTCAATATGCTCCAGGAGAATAA
- a CDS encoding helix-turn-helix domain-containing protein — protein sequence MLVFPKDLKKISNNVLFTSLFSFCYYQKEVENKKNQEVLFGDYALVFILKGSKKIYSIDSQFSIKKDEIIFFSKNSFSIRDYLNDENVYESIILCFKESILVELIFKYKEIIFKLDSLKNHKSLFSIKADFITKSIFESFIPYIKFSHKNNENLLRLKFEELFLSLLYSEDNMEFLSFLKTILGGFKLELYKMFAYCDNDFESVASMAKFSKMDIASFSRNFKQSFGISAKEWLDNKRFEKAKFLLEFSTKNITQICTELGFNSPAWFIARYKKRYGITPKQEQKSKNLYFLSYK from the coding sequence ATGTTAGTGTTCCCTAAAGACTTAAAAAAAATAAGCAATAATGTTTTATTTACTTCTTTATTTTCATTTTGTTATTATCAAAAAGAAGTAGAAAATAAAAAAAATCAAGAAGTTTTATTTGGTGATTATGCTCTAGTTTTTATTTTGAAAGGTTCTAAAAAGATTTATTCTATAGATAGTCAATTTAGTATAAAAAAAGATGAAATTATATTTTTTTCAAAAAATTCTTTTTCTATAAGAGATTATTTAAACGATGAGAATGTTTATGAATCCATTATTTTGTGTTTTAAAGAAAGCATTTTGGTAGAGCTAATTTTTAAATATAAAGAGATAATTTTTAAATTAGATTCTTTAAAAAATCATAAAAGTCTATTTAGTATAAAAGCAGATTTTATTACTAAAAGTATATTTGAATCTTTTATACCTTATATTAAATTTTCTCATAAAAACAACGAGAATTTATTAAGACTAAAATTTGAAGAATTGTTTTTATCTTTATTATATAGTGAAGACAATATGGAGTTTTTATCTTTTTTAAAAACTATTTTAGGTGGTTTTAAATTAGAGCTTTATAAAATGTTTGCATATTGTGATAATGACTTTGAAAGTGTAGCTTCTATGGCTAAATTTAGTAAAATGGATATAGCTAGTTTTAGTCGTAATTTTAAACAAAGTTTCGGAATTAGCGCTAAAGAATGGCTTGATAATAAACGCTTTGAAAAGGCTAAATTTTTACTTGAATTTTCTACAAAAAATATTACTCAAATTTGTACTGAATTAGGATTTAATTCTCCAGCATGGTTTATAGCAAGATATAAAAAAAGATATGGTATTACTCCAAAGCAAGAACAAAAATCAAAAAACTTATATTTTTTATCTTATAAATGA
- a CDS encoding ABC-type transport auxiliary lipoprotein family protein, translating to MKILYFMLFALFFSACSLISPSQTLPANKYFDITLEKNVLHKAKQKDFTIIVALPKGLAYTNEIFYKKNNIVNSYAYHFWKENPALMIKSFLEFHLQNLGLFKAVLNQDSIAKADYVLESKIDLLEQEFSNNTHSKIKFGINLNLIHIDTKKLITSQYFYYEKLLNDNNPQVLIQAYDEMFSLFASDMQYWIIKNLE from the coding sequence ATGAAAATACTATATTTTATGCTATTTGCTTTATTTTTTAGTGCTTGTTCTTTGATAAGCCCTAGTCAAACTCTACCCGCAAATAAATATTTTGATATAACTTTGGAAAAAAATGTTTTACACAAAGCAAAGCAAAAAGATTTTACTATAATTGTTGCATTACCTAAAGGCTTAGCTTATACTAATGAGATTTTTTATAAAAAAAATAATATAGTTAATTCATATGCTTATCATTTTTGGAAAGAAAACCCTGCATTGATGATAAAAAGTTTTTTAGAATTTCATTTGCAGAATTTAGGACTTTTTAAAGCAGTGTTAAATCAAGATAGTATAGCCAAGGCTGATTATGTTTTGGAAAGTAAAATTGATTTATTGGAGCAGGAATTTAGCAATAATACGCATTCAAAAATAAAATTTGGTATTAATTTAAACCTGATACATATTGATACGAAAAAACTTATAACAAGTCAATATTTTTATTATGAAAAATTACTTAATGATAACAATCCACAGGTTTTAATTCAAGCTTATGATGAAATGTTTAGTTTGTTTGCTAGTGATATGCAATATTGGATAATTAAAAATTTGGAATAA